One genomic region from Sciurus carolinensis chromosome 2, mSciCar1.2, whole genome shotgun sequence encodes:
- the Anp32a gene encoding acidic leucine-rich nuclear phosphoprotein 32 family member A isoform X1, whose translation MAKHRSGSLFLLLLHHQPLKVKELVLDNCRSNEGKIEGLTDKFEELEFLSTINVGLTSVANLPKLNKLKKLELSDNRISGGLEVLAERCPNLTHLNLSGNKIKDLSTIEPLKNLENLKSLDLFNCEVTNLNDYRENVFKLLPQLTYLDGYDQDDKEASDSDAEGYVEGLDDDEEDEDEEEYDEDAQIVEDEEDEYEEEEGEEEDVSGEEEEDEEGYNDGEVDDEEDEEDLGEEERGQKRKREPEDEGEDDD comes from the exons GTGAAAGAGCTTGTCCTGGACAACTGTCGGTCGAATGAAGGCAAAATCGAAGGCCTCACAGACAAATTTGAAGAACTGGAATTCCTAAGTACAATCAACGTAGGCCTCACCTCAGTCGCCAACTTACCAAAGTTAAACAAACTTAAGAAG CTCGAACTAAGCGATAACAGAATCTCAGGGGGCCTGGAAGTATTGGCAGAAAGGTGTCCGAACCTTACGCATCTAAATTTAAGTGGCAACAAAATTAAAGACCTCAGTACAATAGAGCCACTG AAGAACCTAGAGAACCTCAAGAGCTTAGACCTTTTCAATTGTGAGGTAACCAACCTGAACGACTACCGAGAAAATGTGTTCAAGCTCCTCCCACAGCTCACGTATCTTGATGGCTATGACCAGGACGACAAGGAGGCCTCCGACTCAGATGCTGAGGGCTATGTGGAGGGCCTGGATGACGACGAGGAGGACGAGGATG AGGAGGAGTATGATGAAGATGCTCAGATAGTGGAAGATGAGGAGGACGAAtatgaagaggaggagggggaagaggaggacgTGAGTGGAGAGGAGGAG GAGGATGAAGAAGGTTATAACGACGGGGAAGTTGATGACGAGGAAGATGAGGAAGATCTTGGTG AAGAAGAAAGGGGTCAGAAGCGAAAACGAGAACCTGAAGATGAGGGAGAAGATGATGACTAA
- the Anp32a gene encoding acidic leucine-rich nuclear phosphoprotein 32 family member A isoform X2 → MDMDKRIHLELRNRTPSDVKELVLDNCRSNEGKIEGLTDKFEELEFLSTINVGLTSVANLPKLNKLKKLELSDNRISGGLEVLAERCPNLTHLNLSGNKIKDLSTIEPLKNLENLKSLDLFNCEVTNLNDYRENVFKLLPQLTYLDGYDQDDKEASDSDAEGYVEGLDDDEEDEDEEEYDEDAQIVEDEEDEYEEEEGEEEDVSGEEEEDEEGYNDGEVDDEEDEEDLGEEERGQKRKREPEDEGEDDD, encoded by the exons GTGAAAGAGCTTGTCCTGGACAACTGTCGGTCGAATGAAGGCAAAATCGAAGGCCTCACAGACAAATTTGAAGAACTGGAATTCCTAAGTACAATCAACGTAGGCCTCACCTCAGTCGCCAACTTACCAAAGTTAAACAAACTTAAGAAG CTCGAACTAAGCGATAACAGAATCTCAGGGGGCCTGGAAGTATTGGCAGAAAGGTGTCCGAACCTTACGCATCTAAATTTAAGTGGCAACAAAATTAAAGACCTCAGTACAATAGAGCCACTG AAGAACCTAGAGAACCTCAAGAGCTTAGACCTTTTCAATTGTGAGGTAACCAACCTGAACGACTACCGAGAAAATGTGTTCAAGCTCCTCCCACAGCTCACGTATCTTGATGGCTATGACCAGGACGACAAGGAGGCCTCCGACTCAGATGCTGAGGGCTATGTGGAGGGCCTGGATGACGACGAGGAGGACGAGGATG AGGAGGAGTATGATGAAGATGCTCAGATAGTGGAAGATGAGGAGGACGAAtatgaagaggaggagggggaagaggaggacgTGAGTGGAGAGGAGGAG GAGGATGAAGAAGGTTATAACGACGGGGAAGTTGATGACGAGGAAGATGAGGAAGATCTTGGTG AAGAAGAAAGGGGTCAGAAGCGAAAACGAGAACCTGAAGATGAGGGAGAAGATGATGACTAA